The Rhizobium etli 8C-3 genome has a segment encoding these proteins:
- a CDS encoding sensor histidine kinase: protein MRLKLVAVAVAALAPVVAMLVYNELETRLQRNEEIRGNAAQAARLAASEVERIIEGLHGLLVAVASMPAIQDLDAAACDRALRSVASSVSNIRTIFVTDLSGHPVCGSVEPPSGVRFADRDYFRQALASGRFVVGTYTDSRMSKGAVLPVAMPLMKGGIAQRVLVTGLRLEWLQDRIAERGVEGGNAITIADSNGTILAHVPNPGRFVGTAIPAAFRHLIYAGFPGIIEVKGQDGIVRILGYRPIELPNNPLYIDASISKEEAFAPINRATEVNALSIIGGALLAFLAAVLIGNRFIVRPIHHIARVMGDWRAGRTDVRTRMDPAKDDLGAVGATLDSLLDELDTRHRQAKEAEDERDLLSREMAHRVKNGYALVQAIARQSFAKSDPSRYAVFSERLTALAGAYDLILTREAHSADMSETIRKSLRPHHEVVASRVEVTGPQVSLPAELTLALSLVVHELGTNAMKYGALSTDEGRIAVDWTLKDRRVQLTWQETGGPKVTQPIARGFGSVLIEKAFPAKYQAKSLSTYGTSGLIFELAFSLPAEPADDLPVTTFQVPRAEGKDGAFENPRRAGHN from the coding sequence ATGAGACTGAAGCTCGTTGCAGTCGCGGTTGCGGCGCTAGCGCCAGTTGTCGCGATGCTCGTCTATAACGAATTGGAGACACGCCTTCAGCGCAACGAGGAAATCAGGGGCAACGCTGCGCAGGCCGCGCGGCTGGCGGCTTCCGAAGTCGAACGGATCATCGAAGGACTGCATGGTCTTCTCGTCGCCGTTGCCTCAATGCCCGCAATCCAGGACCTCGACGCGGCTGCTTGCGACCGGGCTCTTCGGTCGGTAGCCTCGAGCGTGTCCAATATTCGCACGATTTTTGTGACCGACTTGTCGGGGCATCCTGTCTGCGGCAGCGTCGAGCCGCCAAGTGGCGTCCGGTTCGCGGATCGGGACTACTTCAGGCAAGCTCTTGCCTCAGGCAGGTTTGTGGTCGGCACCTACACCGACAGCCGGATGTCGAAGGGTGCAGTCCTTCCGGTAGCGATGCCGCTGATGAAGGGGGGGATCGCCCAACGTGTGCTGGTGACGGGCCTGCGCTTGGAGTGGCTGCAGGACAGGATCGCAGAACGCGGCGTGGAGGGTGGCAACGCCATAACGATTGCCGACAGCAACGGGACGATATTGGCACACGTGCCAAATCCCGGCCGCTTTGTCGGCACCGCCATCCCTGCTGCCTTTCGACACCTGATCTATGCGGGTTTTCCAGGTATCATCGAGGTTAAAGGACAGGACGGAATCGTACGGATCCTGGGATATCGCCCGATCGAGCTTCCAAACAACCCGCTTTACATTGACGCAAGCATCTCGAAGGAGGAGGCATTCGCACCGATCAACCGAGCGACGGAAGTCAACGCGCTGTCCATCATCGGCGGCGCACTGCTCGCCTTCCTGGCCGCCGTCCTCATAGGCAACCGGTTCATCGTGAGACCGATCCACCACATCGCTCGCGTGATGGGAGACTGGCGCGCCGGCAGGACCGACGTACGCACGCGGATGGATCCCGCCAAGGATGATCTTGGTGCCGTGGGAGCCACATTGGACAGTCTCCTTGACGAACTGGACACCCGGCACCGGCAAGCTAAGGAGGCAGAGGACGAAAGAGACCTGCTGTCACGGGAGATGGCCCACAGAGTCAAGAACGGCTACGCTTTGGTGCAGGCGATCGCCCGACAGAGTTTTGCGAAGAGCGATCCTTCCCGTTATGCCGTGTTCTCCGAAAGGCTGACGGCGCTGGCAGGTGCCTATGATCTTATTCTCACAAGAGAGGCCCATTCGGCGGATATGTCCGAGACGATCCGAAAGTCCCTGCGCCCCCACCACGAGGTCGTTGCCAGCCGAGTGGAGGTAACGGGTCCACAGGTTTCTCTACCGGCGGAACTCACGCTGGCCCTGTCGCTGGTTGTGCACGAGCTCGGCACGAACGCGATGAAATACGGCGCACTGAGTACGGACGAGGGCCGGATTGCCGTAGACTGGACGCTCAAGGACCGGCGGGTTCAACTGACTTGGCAGGAAACAGGGGGGCCAAAGGTCACTCAGCCAATCGCTAGAGGATTCGGCTCGGTACTCATCGAAAAAGCCTTCCCGGCGAAATATCAGGCAAAAAGCCTTTCCACTTACGGGACCAGCGGCCTGATCTTTGAACTTGCATTTTCTCTGCCGGCAGAACCGGCGGATGATCTTCCGGTAACGACTTTCCAGGTTCCCCGCGCAGAAGGCAAGGATGGCGCATTCGAGAATCCGCGCCGAGCGGGCCACAATTGA